The Bacillota bacterium nucleotide sequence TCGCAGACATAAACCAGGCGATGGTCCGCGAGAGGGACCGCGACAAGCTACTGGTCCGCGCGTGCAAGGTGCTCCTCAGAGTGGGACCCTACTTCAGGGTGTCGTTCTACGTGCCGGACGGCGCTACCGGCACGGATAGTGCAGCCGGCGCCGATCGCGCATCCGGCGGCGGTAGCGCACCCGGTGCTCTTGAGCTGTTGTGCGCGAAGACGGCCTCGGACGCCCCGGGACAGCCGTTCGATGATTCGGTCACCTCCGCTCTCGTGAAGAAGGCATTTGACACCCGTAGAACCCAGGTCAAGACCTCGGGCGAGCACAGGCTGTGGGCGGTCCCACTGGTCAACCTGGACGACAGGTACGGCGTGATAGCGGTGTGGACGCGTTCGCCCGAGGACGAAGAGGAAAGGAACCTCCTGGAGGAACTCGCGAGAGACATCGCATTCAGCATGCACTCGTCGGCGGAAGAGGAACGCAGGCGCCAGGCGGAGGCCGCTCTGAAGGCCTCGGAGGAGAGGTACAGGCGCCTCGCCGAGAACGCTCCCGACGCCATATACAGGTTCAGGCTCAAACCGGACCCGCGCGTTGAGTACGTTAACCCCGCTATCGAGGGGGTCACGGGCTACGCACCCGAGGAGTTCTACGCTGATCCCACACTTACGCTGCGAATAACACATCCCGACGACAGGCCGTTGATGGAAAGCGTGATGACCGGCCTTTACGAAGCCAGGCCCGGCGCGCAGTACACGGTCCGGTTCTACCACAAGGACGGCCGGCAGATGTGGCTGGAACACAAGGTTATCTACCTGAAAGACGGCGAGAGCGTCGTAATCGAGGGTATTGGCCGCAACATCACCGACCGTATCGAAGCGGAGGAGAAGATCCGCTTCTACAGCATATACGACCCGCTGACGGGGCTATACAACCGCGCCAGTTTCGAGGAGAAGCTGGACCAGGTCCCGGAGGATTCGAGGATGTGCATGGTCGTTTGCGACCTGAACGGGCTCAAGCTCGTAAACGACATCCTGGGACACACCACGGGTGACGAGGTCCTGAAGACCACCGCCTCTATTCTGGGGAAGGTCTTCGACGACGACGTCTTTCTAGCCCGCGTGGGTGGTGACGAGTTCGTGGCGCTCCTGGCGGCAGGCGAGGACGAGGCGGGGGACAGGTGCAGGAGGCTGCAGGGCGAGATGGACTCGTACAACCGCGAGAACCCTGACCTCCCGATCAGCCTTGCGTACGGGTACGCGTGCGGGTCGGGGTCAATGCGGGACCTTTACCGCCTTGCCGACGACGCGATGTACAGGCACAAGCTGCTCTTCGCCGAGAGCGCCAGGGACTCCATAATCCGCGCGCTGCTGGGGGCCCTCAAAGATCGCGATGACATGACCGAGGAACGCGCCTCGAGGCTCTACGAGATGTCCATCAGGTTGGGCGGGGCGGTCGGCCTCTCCGGCACCGATCTACCCAACATCGCCGTGGCTGCGGTGCTGCACGATATCGGGAAGGTCGGGGTTCCACAGTCGATACTCTCCAAGAAGAGCGGACTCACTCCTGAGGAACGCCGCATGATGGAGCGTCACAGCGAGATCGGATACAGGATCGCAGCATCATCACCGGAACTCGGCCACATCGCGGAGCTTGTGCTGCAGCACCACGAGCGCTGGGACGGGAAGGGTTACCCGCTCGGACTCCGGGGGACAGCGATATCCCTCGGCGCCAGGGTACTCGCCGTCATCGACGCGTACGACGCCATGGTATCGGGACGACCGTACCGCCGCGCGATGACGCACGTGGAGGCGGTGCGAGATCTCCAGCGTAACGCTGGGACACAGTTCGACCCGGTAGTGGTCGCCAAGTTCGTCGCCGTTTTCGGCGGAGCCGGTAGGAATTCGAACCACACCGACGAATAACTCAGTTGCTTTGGCGCTTCAGAAGGGAGGGTATAATGAAGTGGCATTCAAGATCAATGATGACTGCGCTGCTTGCGGAGCCTGCCAGTCCGAGTGCCCCTCGGGAGCGATAGTTGAGGGTGACAAGTACAGCATCGACCCCTCGAAATGCACCGACTGCGGGACCTGCGCCGACGTGTGCCCGGTGGGCGCCATAATCGGCGAGAAGAAGTAGCCCTGGGGCCTGCCCGTGGACGAACGATTTTCGAGGATGATGGCAAAGTCCTCAGCCGTACGGCTGAGGACTTTCGATTAAGCGACACTGTCAAAGAGAGGGATTCACGATGGAACTGCTTACGAAGGCGATCTCCGAGGTTGGGCTGCCGGATGATGACGCTGTAGCCCGCTGCAAGGCGAGGCTGGATTCCCTGACGAAACCGCCGGGGAGCCTTGGCATGCTGGAGGATGTGGCTGTCAAGATAGCCGGCATCACCGGCCGAATAGCGCCGGACCTGTCCAGCAGGGTGGTCCTCGTGATGGCGGGGGACCACGGAGTTACCGCGGAGGGCGTCAGCGCATACCCGTCCGAGGTGACCCCCCAGATGGTACTCAACTTCCTCAGGGGTGGCGCGGCGATAAACGTACTCGCGCGGCATGCGGGAGCCGGGGTGGTCGTGGCGGACGTGGGGGTCGCTGCCGACGTCGCCGGCGAAGGGTTGAGGAATGTCAAGGTGAGGAAGGGTACCGCCAACATGGCCGCTGGACCTGCGATGTCACGAGAGGAAGCGGTAGCCTCCGTCGAGGCCGGGATCAGGCTGGCCCACGACGCGATCGACGGCGGCGCGGCCATGATCGCCACCGGCGACATGGGCATCGGCAACACCACCGCGAGCAGCGCGATTCTTGCGGCGTTCAGCGGAATGGACGTCGGGGAGATCACCGGTCGTGGCACAGGAGTCGACGACGCGAGGCTAAGGCTGAAGGCGGACGTCATAAGGAAGGCGCTCGCCGTCAACCGGCCGGACCCCGCGGACCCGCTCGACGTCCTTCACAAGGTCGGCGGGCTCGAGATCGGAGCGATAGCCGGCGCCATCATCAGCGCTGCCGGCCGCAGGGTCCCCGTGGTGGTCGACGGCTTCATCTCTTCCGCCGGGGCACTGGTGGCCGAGAGGATGCAGCCCAACGTGAGGCATTTCATGGTGGCATCGCACCTGTCCGAGGAGCCAGGCCACGGGGCGATACTGAAGATAATCGGGCTCGAGCCGATGCTGCACATGAGGATGAGGCTCGGCGAGGGGACGGGGGCGGTGCTCGCGTTCCACCTGATAGATGCCTCTATGAAAGTGCTCAGGGAGATGGCAACGTTCGCGGAGGCGGGGGTTTCGGAGCGCTCCACCTGATCCGCGGAGCGTGGCCGCCCGGCAACTGGCGGGCAGCGGCCCCCTCCGTTGCGGCCGGTTGCGGGCGTGCGACGTTGCCGCGGGGCTACTGGGCCGGT carries:
- the cobT gene encoding nicotinate-nucleotide--dimethylbenzimidazole phosphoribosyltransferase, with product MELLTKAISEVGLPDDDAVARCKARLDSLTKPPGSLGMLEDVAVKIAGITGRIAPDLSSRVVLVMAGDHGVTAEGVSAYPSEVTPQMVLNFLRGGAAINVLARHAGAGVVVADVGVAADVAGEGLRNVKVRKGTANMAAGPAMSREEAVASVEAGIRLAHDAIDGGAAMIATGDMGIGNTTASSAILAAFSGMDVGEITGRGTGVDDARLRLKADVIRKALAVNRPDPADPLDVLHKVGGLEIGAIAGAIISAAGRRVPVVVDGFISSAGALVAERMQPNVRHFMVASHLSEEPGHGAILKIIGLEPMLHMRMRLGEGTGAVLAFHLIDASMKVLREMATFAEAGVSERST
- a CDS encoding PAS domain S-box protein; its protein translation is MPAKAEGDLESGTESAAGKPAPSGLSPERVYRTVFHNSSDALFLVRVRQNGEIVYEAANPAFEDLTGFTSSEVVGRSPYHLLPPEAADRVAARYRKCAGCRTPLEYEDSIQFPVGKRIYSSRLVPLPLKDGDVRVVGVLHDVTLNRQKEAEMAALAESLRKRVSHLSCLHRIHDTLVKSGDLDTVLEQACRSLSVALREDGSIGASIISGGRTFGRPCDGAVVLGKFDVVAGSDVTAQIIITGPELRGKPDRRLSADDRDLIQSIAADLGMVMAGFRQQERVRHLTAVLKAIADINQAMVRERDRDKLLVRACKVLLRVGPYFRVSFYVPDGATGTDSAAGADRASGGGSAPGALELLCAKTASDAPGQPFDDSVTSALVKKAFDTRRTQVKTSGEHRLWAVPLVNLDDRYGVIAVWTRSPEDEEERNLLEELARDIAFSMHSSAEEERRRQAEAALKASEERYRRLAENAPDAIYRFRLKPDPRVEYVNPAIEGVTGYAPEEFYADPTLTLRITHPDDRPLMESVMTGLYEARPGAQYTVRFYHKDGRQMWLEHKVIYLKDGESVVIEGIGRNITDRIEAEEKIRFYSIYDPLTGLYNRASFEEKLDQVPEDSRMCMVVCDLNGLKLVNDILGHTTGDEVLKTTASILGKVFDDDVFLARVGGDEFVALLAAGEDEAGDRCRRLQGEMDSYNRENPDLPISLAYGYACGSGSMRDLYRLADDAMYRHKLLFAESARDSIIRALLGALKDRDDMTEERASRLYEMSIRLGGAVGLSGTDLPNIAVAAVLHDIGKVGVPQSILSKKSGLTPEERRMMERHSEIGYRIAASSPELGHIAELVLQHHERWDGKGYPLGLRGTAISLGARVLAVIDAYDAMVSGRPYRRAMTHVEAVRDLQRNAGTQFDPVVVAKFVAVFGGAGRNSNHTDE
- a CDS encoding 4Fe-4S binding protein, encoding MAFKINDDCAACGACQSECPSGAIVEGDKYSIDPSKCTDCGTCADVCPVGAIIGEKK